The following is a genomic window from Culicoidibacter larvae.
GTAAATCCATACAACCATTCGCCGTTATCGTCAACGGTCGCAATCATATCATCGACAATTTCAAAAAGTACTGAACTCTTACCTCCACCAGTTGCACCGGTTAAGAGTAAATGCTTAGCAATAAGATCAGGTGGGATCCGAATATCTTCACCTTTAAATTGGCCTGTTAAAACTGTACCAATCTTAATCCCCATTCTAATATCATCCGCTGCAACCGAATCACCATCAGTCCCAACATGTAAAATATGCATATTCTTATCAGTAACCTTTGGTATGGATAAAAACCCGGCCAATTCAACGGCAGTTAAACTAAACACGTGATGACTTATATCAATGCTGCGTGAGAATGATCCATTTGAGAACGAAGCGACCCTCAAATGATTGTGACGCGTTTCACTCTTGATTCTTATATTTTTTATTAAGTTATAGATTGACTCTTTACCGCTATTATCAAGTGGTGCAACTGACAACTCACAATCAAAGGCATGATGAGCCATGCCTATTTTGTTTTGGATATCTTTTAATCGCTCCTTTGCTTTTGTAGTCTTATCTGCCTTTTTTAATAGTGCAGACTCTAATTGTGTCAGCTGCTGCTCATATGCCTTATTCCGTGTCTTAGCAAACGTAAACGTCAGCATGACATCTTTTGGTATATCAAAGATTAATGATTCCCACAGGGCTCCTGGATCAATAGCATGAAATTTATCAAACAATGCCACGTTGCGGCCACCATCAACGATGGTCGGTACTGCAAGCATCGGTTTTACAAAATGCTCTCCATAAGCATCCTGCAGCATCTTCTCGAAGGCATAATCTTTATCACTGCTGCCAGCAACAAAACAAACGCGGCCCTCTTTATCTTTGAATACATGAAAACGAACACAGAGCGCTCGTTTGAATAACCCGCCAGTATTCGTATTGTAAATTTGGGATAGCAAGCCCGCCATCCGATCTCGAACATCATGTTCGCCCGATAAAAGTTGAAAATACATAGACTCCCTTCTTTCTGTTCAAAATAAGTGTCGCTAGAAGCAATCGACATGGATAATCACCCATTGATTGAATATTCGTTGCCTTCTAGCGACATTGCTTTTTATATTATGAGTATGTAGTAGGTCATAAACTGAAATACAACCAAAAAAACCGATTCTAAGTATGGTACTTTTAGAATCGGCAACCGAAACGTGTAGTTAAAAAATGGCCCAATTGCAAACGGCGCAATTCCCATTGGCGTTAGCATGTCACCAATAATATGGGAGACAACAGCTGCCGTTAAACACCACACAAGATATTGTGGTAATCCGATCAACTGTGCCAGGAAGAAAACAAGGATCACAAAATATATCGTATGAGTGATTCCCCGGTGTTTCAATAAATGTGGCAGCACCGGAATTTTACTTCCTAGCTTGCTGCTGCCATGATCGATGTCCGGCAAGAGTCCGCCGATAATACCACATAATAGCACGCCACCTAAAACCATTGGTTCATCTAATGGCGCATGCAAGATAAACTTTGCTGCTGCAGTACTTGCTACCATTCCTAATGCTGCATGGCTTGTTCCTTTCATTCTACATCACCTGCTAACTCACTGGTCAACGTATTTGTCATATTATAAAGCCCTGAGCAACCTACCTTGTTATTTCCTTCAAATATGCCACCATATGGCGCATATACATCCGGCCGGCTCCCCTGGAGCGCTCGCAACACTAATTGAGATACAATATAGATTGTGCCCTCTCTAGGATGCGGTAGATGCTTTACGACTGTCTTGGTTAATTGAAGTCTCAGAACACTGCTTTCAAGCGGCTCACTTAATTGAAATTTATCTTTAATGCGGCATACTGTTCCTGATGGTTCTATGTAGCGAACAATATTACCATTATCATCAATAATTTGAATAAGATGTCCTGTGAGATTCACTAATTTCATGACTTCGCCTCCTTTAGTTATATTATTTATTTTAAGGTGTTACAATTGAGCTACGTTCAAGTTTTGGTAAGTAGCCCTCAGGATCCACACGTACACCATTCAATCTTATTTCAAGATGTAAATGGTAACCAGCTGAAAAACCAGTATCACCACAATACCCAACCACTTGGCCACTACTCACACGATCGCCGGCACGAACAGCTAAAGTATTGAAATGCGCATATAAACTGCTATACCCATTCTGATGGTCCACTTCCACAAAATAACCATATGAGCTACTAAACGTGGCATCTGTAACAACACCATCAGCAATACTCCAGGCAGCCTCATCTTTGCTGCAGGCTAAATCAATGCCGTTATGCATCCGGGTTCCACCTCTTATAGGATCCTCAACAGTTCCATATCGTTCATTCATAGTGTTTCTTGCTGTTGGAATAATAAAGCCGTGATTGCTTGCGGTTGGCATTTCATAGTATTGAAATACATGTTCCACATAATCCGGGTCACCATAGTTCCCACCCATTTTAACTTCATAGTCCTTCGCATAGCTTGCATTAAATGAGGTTTTACCCTCACAGAAATATAAAAAGCCCGGACCCATGTTATAAGCCTGGACAATAAACTTAACATCATTTAATTTCAGTTGCTTTGCAATATCTACTAGCGATGCAAAATACTTTACAGCTTGCTCTATCGAGTCACGCGGGTTAGTAAAATAATTTGGTGGGTGCCCGGCCGACTCAGACGATTGCATGACATCGGGCGTTGTTTCACTCATTCCGCCCGACTCCTGCATCATCATAGCCAGCAATAGCTCAGTGTAAATTTCTATTTCATACTGCAGTGTAAATTCCCGCATCATATCTTCATACCGTCGAACGCTATTTGGCACTTTTGCTTTTCCCAGCATAACGTTGTTTCCGCCACTTTGACTACCACCTAAAAACGGCGCACAAAACAATAACAATGCTATAAGAAAGAACATTCCTTTTTTTATCATGAGTCATGATCCGATACAGCGCGATCAACTTCGCTTTGAGCTTTGTTTACTTGCTCCTCCGGCTCTTGTGCTTTGTATCGATACACAATACCAGCATCGTCTGTTGATTCACTATAAGTTGTCCGTGGTGGTAGTTCTCCGCTACTTGAATCATCAACTGTCGGATTATCGTGGGTTATACCTGCGTCACCGCTGGCATTCATATTTGAATCAGTAAGCGGTATATTCTGTACATCACTCACTAATGGATCTATATCATTTTCCGGATTTTGCTTGTCACTTGTTGGCGCTAGTTTGTTTTCGTCTTCTTCCGGTTGATCGCCAGCGGCGCTACTATTTGGTGTGCTGCCAAGTGGTTTCTTTTTATTGTCTTTTGGATCGTCATCATCTGGATCATTATTTGTATCATCATTCTTACTGTTGCCACTCCCACCGGGATTGGCCATTGCATGACCTAATTTACCGAAGGTGGCCATGCCGGCTTCATTCAGTCCACTTGCTGCACTCTTCATGAAATCAAGCGGTGAATAATCAGGATCAATAATTGATGATACCATCATGCTCCCTACTGCTTTTAACACCTTTCCAAGCCACTGCATAAGTTGTTCTCGAAAATGCCAGGCTAAAACTAAAGCCGCAAGCAATAACGCATCAACAACCAGAATTGCCAGGAAGTGAGTGTTAGCAATCGCTTGTGCAAGTAACTCAACATAAACGTGTTTAATGACGACACAAAGGGTTGCAATCCCCCATGCAAACAAATGCCATAAGAATCTATTAAGTATAAATGTTGCGTACTTCTTCTTAAATACAATTTGCATGATCAGTGCCGGAAAGATAAAGACGAGCGTCAACCAGCGAATAAGCTCAAATACTCCTCTAATAGCCGATAACAAGAACACTGGAATTGCGATTGATATTTTATGTACGAATAATAACAATGACTTCGCAAGCCCGGTTACGTAAGTTACCTGGTGTTCTGAGTTAAGTATCTGAAAATACTGTTTCGTCTTAAACTCACTTGCTGTCATATTGGTTGTTTGTTCATAACAAGTATTTTGTTTATCACGTGCTAGAAATGAACACGGCAATATTTTATTGACCAGCTCTTGGGCTGTCATATTATTATAGAGTGCAGGATCACGCGCCAATATTATATCAAGCTCAGCAATTGATCCCACCTCAAAGTTTTGAATCAACCAAGGTTGTAGGAACAACAACTCATAACTGGAGGTTTTGTCTTGTACTTCCAGTGGCACCTCACCAGTCGTATCATCACCATTAAATACAACAACCGAGAAAAAATCAGCTGTAACATTTTCAATTGCCTTGTCAATATCTGTCATATTAAATGCGATAACACCAACAAGGACACAGGAGAATACAGTTGATCCAATAAACTTTAGTACGTTTATTGGTGTAAGTTTATTCATTCCTTTCATAACATAGCTTGCAATCAACGCAATAGCAATGATAGTAAGAATCACTGCTCCAAATGAGTTCATACCTTTATCCCATTCAAAGACAGTAATATTGACGTAGCTTTGTACACTCATAACAATATCTTTGATGAAGCTCCCGGCTACTAACGTTTCAAAGAACCACACCAAGTAGGCAATCAAGCTCCCTATCATTTGTAAGATCATTACAATTAAGCTCACTATGAATAGTAGAATACCACCGATGTCACCACTCCAGGTGGCATCGTATTTTGGAACCCCAAAAGCTGTGGCCATAAAGTTCTTCGCATACATAGTTGTCTTTTCAAACTGCTCGTAAACTTCCTTAGATTTTGAAACAATCGCTGCAGTAAAAAAATCAAGGGCTTCGGTATCTTGAGGCCGCTCACCAACCGGCGACTCTTCATAATCACTTGGCTCACATTGAACCTCATTACAATTTTGACCAGTATCATTGGCACTAACAGGAGTTGCTATATTGACGCTAATCATAATGCCAAGCAGCAAGCCAATACAAATAAATTTAAACTTTCTCATGCCCGCAACTCCTCTCGGTTACCAGATGTATCAAAGTAGCGTTCAAACATTGGCAATTGTTTGTTTCTTACAAACGCTGTACGATTATTAAAATCACGCCATAAGAACACAAACTTCTCATCAATTGAGACATTTTCGCTTTTAGTCTTATCTGATAACATTTCAATAACTTCCGGACTTTGATCAAGCCCTAGTTCATTGATAATAAATTCTCGTTCCCGTTTACTTGATATTGATCCAATAAAGAACTGGCCAATATTGTTTGAAATTGCTTCAAGACTTTCTCCTGCATCACTCAATTGTTGTGATACAACCGTTGGGCTACCTAAAAGAGCCCGACACAACCGGAGAATATCCTCAGCAGCAGCTGAACCTTCGGGCGTCTTACGAAACACTCCATATTCTTCAATGGTAATCTGTTTTAATCCCTTAATTTGATGCAACATTTGTTCCGCCAGCATATTACATTTTGATAACGTGTATGAAGCAAACACATGCATCATATTATTTTCATTATACTTATCAATTTTTGGCATTCCCATAAACTGAATTAAGGTGTATTTGTACTTAGTAAAATCAATGGTAATTTTTGTATCTTGATCTGCGAAAAACAAATTTGCTAATCCCATTGTTGATGCTGATAGTAAGTTACGACCTAACAAATACGCCTCATTACTTATAGACTTCATATTTATTAATACTTGCGTTACCTCACTCAAAGTCGGCTGAGTAATTTTTTTATTTCTATACGCTTCAAGAACAGCCAAAATCGCTTCGTCTAACAACATCCCATCATTTACTTGATAATTTAACGCTCTAAAGATGAAACGTATATCTGTCTTTGCTTCCTCTAAAGCACGCATTGGTTCATCTTTATATCTCAGCATTGGATCAAATATTCCAGAGCTCTCACTACCACTACCAAGAATGATACGTTGCATTATTGGTTGTAGCCATTCAATCTCATGAATTTTATCAGGTTCCTTTTTAGGGTCAAATTTTAATAGTGGGGCGTTGTAAACGATAAGCTTTGTCATTTCCATATATTTTACAAGCTCACTCTTTCCACTTCCAGCTTCGCCAAAGACTCCAGTTGCCGGCTGTGCATTAACTGTCTTATTTTCAAAGCTAGCTAGCCAATCAAGATAAGCTGCAGCGTTCTTACGGTAAATATAAGATACTGGCACACCCTCAATGTTCCCAATTTTAATACCAGCAAGTGGATGTAAGTTGACAAATGAACCGATAGTTAAAAATAAGATTGGATGCTCCAGCTTTAATACATTTAAGAATGGCAGCATCTGCTGCATGGCGTCATGCTGTTTACCAACTAATGGATCTAGTTTCAATTGATAGCTATCTTCACAATGTGACTTGAGTTCTTTCGCTCGTTCATTGAGCTGCTCTTCATTTTTGGCTTCAATCCGAAATATAATCTGCGTCTGAACCTCTGTATTTTCCGGTAATGAGAATACAGAAGCTCCATACTTCGCTAGTTTTTTTGCATCATCATACTCACGGTTGCGCCGCCCGGTATTACCGCGATATTTTTTTTGTTCTTCTTCCAGCTCCTGTTCATATGCTTCCATCGCAATCATAGCCTCACGTGCGGCCCGTAAATCGAATTTTATAGCAATCACAACCGGATGTCGCAACATTGTCAAACCAGCTATTAAACGGCCGTTATTTGGCGCTACTGGCATTTCTTTAACAAGGTAATGCCGAGTACAATATGTTTCCTTACCTTCTGATTCAGTATATTGATATACATTCTGTTCAATTTGGCTAGGATTAAGCGTATATGTCCGTTCAACTTTATCTTTATATGATGGTCGCAAGAGCGATTGATAAATGTGGTATGCATCTTCTGCTTCGACCTTTTTAACACCAAAACGAGCACCTAATCGTTCAAAAATGATATGAGATGCTTGTTCTAAATATCGTCGATAATCTTTATTTGGTTTTTCAGCGATTCCGAAAGTATGACGCTTTAGGAACGGCAAACTACTTTTTGACATAAATGGCTTGCGACCATCTACAAATGCAAAGATAATTCTGTGAGTATAAATCAGCTCCTTAACTAGCAATTCGTATGTTTCCATTCTGAACTGATCATAAACAGCATCCATTGTTCCATCACGATAGCGATCGTAAATACTATCCATATACATAATCCGTGCATTGACATCTTCTTTTCTCGGTATGAGTAAAATTGATCCCTGCATATTGATCTCTGCTATGGTTTTAATGAGTGCTGCTTCTGATTGATTGCTCACATCTTCTTTTGCGTACATCTCATTCGTTGGATCAATCTCAAATAAATACGTTAAGGTATTACCGGCGATCGTGACGTTTTGATGTTGATACAGGTTTCGTAGGTAATCCATACATTTCAACTCCTTTACTGTAATATGGCTTTTGCATTCTAATATATTCATGTTGCTCAGTGATAATCACTCGTTGTCTTCGGATTCGATTGATCCACAAAAACATGGTGGATGCACCGGTTTTGTTATCTCGATCAGATGATAGAAGATACAAAACTGTACCTACTCCACTTGCGGTAATTGCGCCAGCAGCAACACCAAACATCAGATTAAATATTAGGCTCCCTAAGCCAAAGACAGCTAAACCGCTCACAAGTGCGCTGCCAGCAAATAATATGAATGCCATACGGCCTTTTATTTCCAATTTTAGAACTGGTATATAGTAGATAGGTTCCTGACGATGTACCAAACTAAAATTATACTTATGTGCCATATAAATCTACTCCTTTACGATGGTAAGATTATCTGGATTATTTCCCATAACCATCCTCCGAGTGTTTGCCCAGCCGGCAACAACCCTTTAAAGATAGAATCAACTGGTACAAGCGTTACAATTAAGATAACCAAAATCATTACAATACCAGTAATGACTTCACCTGCAATTGCTTCCCATTTACTGGTATTTTTTTCTTTTGCCAATTTTAAATCAGCTCTAGCAGATTTAACCAAACCAATAAAGATACCAATAATTAGCAAAACTGCAATAAGTAATACAATCCACGCCACAAGTGGTGTGCCAAGTAATTGTTCAACCTTATTGCCATTTCCACCCGGTGCCAAATAAAATAACTGTGATAAAAAAATATTCATGCTTTATTTCCTCCTAATTTAAATAATATATTGTTTGTATTTTTTGTGAGCTTGGATCAATCACAAACAAATGTCGATAATCAAGTGATCCTAAGTCTTTTGGTAAAGTATAAGTCACATTGATATCAACTTCAATCATGCCATCAATAAGAGCAATGCTGCTTATCTTTGGATCACTAAATGTGCCGCTGCCTTTGTCACTAATTGTGTCTACAACTAGCAGCTGCGCTTGTTTAAAATCAATGTTATAGCGCTCATAGAATAGTTCTATTTGTGCCAT
Proteins encoded in this region:
- a CDS encoding metal-dependent hydrolase gives rise to the protein MKGTSHAALGMVASTAAAKFILHAPLDEPMVLGGVLLCGIIGGLLPDIDHGSSKLGSKIPVLPHLLKHRGITHTIYFVILVFFLAQLIGLPQYLVWCLTAAVVSHIIGDMLTPMGIAPFAIGPFFNYTFRLPILKVPYLESVFLVVFQFMTYYILII
- a CDS encoding lysozyme family protein; the encoded protein is MIKKGMFFLIALLLFCAPFLGGSQSGGNNVMLGKAKVPNSVRRYEDMMREFTLQYEIEIYTELLLAMMMQESGGMSETTPDVMQSSESAGHPPNYFTNPRDSIEQAVKYFASLVDIAKQLKLNDVKFIVQAYNMGPGFLYFCEGKTSFNASYAKDYEVKMGGNYGDPDYVEHVFQYYEMPTASNHGFIIPTARNTMNERYGTVEDPIRGGTRMHNGIDLACSKDEAAWSIADGVVTDATFSSSYGYFVEVDHQNGYSSLYAHFNTLAVRAGDRVSSGQVVGYCGDTGFSAGYHLHLEIRLNGVRVDPEGYLPKLERSSIVTP
- a CDS encoding ATP-binding protein, with amino-acid sequence MDYLRNLYQHQNVTIAGNTLTYLFEIDPTNEMYAKEDVSNQSEAALIKTIAEINMQGSILLIPRKEDVNARIMYMDSIYDRYRDGTMDAVYDQFRMETYELLVKELIYTHRIIFAFVDGRKPFMSKSSLPFLKRHTFGIAEKPNKDYRRYLEQASHIIFERLGARFGVKKVEAEDAYHIYQSLLRPSYKDKVERTYTLNPSQIEQNVYQYTESEGKETYCTRHYLVKEMPVAPNNGRLIAGLTMLRHPVVIAIKFDLRAAREAMIAMEAYEQELEEEQKKYRGNTGRRNREYDDAKKLAKYGASVFSLPENTEVQTQIIFRIEAKNEEQLNERAKELKSHCEDSYQLKLDPLVGKQHDAMQQMLPFLNVLKLEHPILFLTIGSFVNLHPLAGIKIGNIEGVPVSYIYRKNAAAYLDWLASFENKTVNAQPATGVFGEAGSGKSELVKYMEMTKLIVYNAPLLKFDPKKEPDKIHEIEWLQPIMQRIILGSGSESSGIFDPMLRYKDEPMRALEEAKTDIRFIFRALNYQVNDGMLLDEAILAVLEAYRNKKITQPTLSEVTQVLINMKSISNEAYLLGRNLLSASTMGLANLFFADQDTKITIDFTKYKYTLIQFMGMPKIDKYNENNMMHVFASYTLSKCNMLAEQMLHQIKGLKQITIEEYGVFRKTPEGSAAAEDILRLCRALLGSPTVVSQQLSDAGESLEAISNNIGQFFIGSISSKREREFIINELGLDQSPEVIEMLSDKTKSENVSIDEKFVFLWRDFNNRTAFVRNKQLPMFERYFDTSGNREELRA